From Persicobacter psychrovividus, one genomic window encodes:
- a CDS encoding DUF4920 domain-containing protein has product MLRFLIAFSLLIHLSSCNLSEKKEAQQGAEEKEATFYGTAFDLNDITALSNIEKQLESKDSLLITTEGTIAEVCQKKGCWMTLPLNENDNLLVRFKDYAFFVPKDAAGKKAIMHGVARKQVISVATLKHYAEDAGKSAEEIAKITEDEIKYTFQADGVTLK; this is encoded by the coding sequence ATGTTAAGATTTTTAATCGCTTTCTCATTACTTATTCATTTATCCTCTTGTAACCTTTCAGAGAAAAAAGAAGCTCAACAAGGGGCAGAAGAAAAGGAAGCTACTTTTTACGGTACTGCATTTGATCTCAATGACATTACCGCCCTGAGTAACATTGAAAAACAACTTGAAAGCAAAGATTCCCTTCTGATTACCACTGAAGGAACGATTGCGGAAGTGTGCCAGAAAAAAGGATGCTGGATGACTTTGCCCTTGAATGAAAATGACAATCTACTGGTTCGGTTCAAAGATTATGCATTTTTTGTTCCTAAGGATGCAGCAGGCAAAAAAGCGATCATGCATGGTGTGGCAAGGAAACAGGTGATCTCTGTAGCGACCCTGAAACATTATGCGGAAGATGCTGGAAAATCAGCAGAAGAAATCGCTAAGATTACTGAGGATGAAATCAAATACACTTTTCAGGCTGACGGCGTGACTTTAAAATAA